Part of the Xenopus tropicalis strain Nigerian chromosome 3, UCB_Xtro_10.0, whole genome shotgun sequence genome, CCTCTCTGAAAGTCAGATGCACAACCTAAAGTGATAAGTGATTTGAGCATGGCTTAATGAGCAGACTAATTGCAATTAACTATTTACAGGCAGAACCATGGCATAGTATTCATCTAGTTAGTATTTTAAATGTCTAATAATaacatgtaaaatcagggaaaagcacCCACTGAAATTCATAAGAATTTGGTGGGacacacaaaaataaacagtgtaaaatgcagaacaacataaaatcatgctatgtaaaattaaggtttcactGTAAAAGCACAGGGGCAAATCCTGGGTGAttttaagctaatgccacacgaagcgtatggctcatatttttggcaagctgagaagcgattgctgaaaatatgctctatacgcttaaaggacaatgaaaggttaatataaattaaaagtaagtctaaaggcattctttttaagtacttactgcatatctaaattcccagatccctgcttgcttctctgagatatggtgctggcagcctacagcagtgtgaagcctacagtgacatcactgaaatctctctccccttcctgtaggtgccagcggcagccttcctattctctgagcatgtgtgtaacttgatcctgtctcctgttctgagctacacatgcccaccagccaatcagaagcagatctggcagaggggagggggggagggaatgaaacacatgtgcagtatgaagcaaggagggaaaggaagggagaatacctttttagagatggctgcctgttctagaaaatgtgaggtgagccaaaagtgtagcgtttttactaaacaataggaggactattgggcagtatgctttttaaattttgacttgcattctcctttaaagatccccctacctgtgtctgtgcccgaatgaattgaatacgctcagaAGCAAGCAcatgatatccgccaaaaaacacgagactttacATTACTCACGTTTttaggtggatatcggctacacgtgcctgcacccgagcgtattcaattcatttaggtgcaggcacaggtagggggatctttaagcgtatggagcatattctcggcaagcatttttcggtttgccaaaaatatgcacTATATgcttcatgtggcattagccttatacaggtcatggaactccaaggtgacttctaatagcctcatattttCCAACAGGGGGTACATCATTATAATAAACACATTTCAGTCATGACTACCTTCATTGGTTAGGAATATTTTCATCCCTGCCACAGTAGAACACAGATGCCAAAGTCCTATATCTGCCCAAAGATTAACCACAATAAGTGGCTTCACTTTAAAGGGCCAGGGACCCCCTGCAAATTTCCTTTTTTCACTCCTCCTTGCACACTGCTAGCTGTAGCAGCGTCTGTTTCTTCCAAAGTATGCTGCTGACTAAAACTGTTCAATTTAACTACTAAGTATGTACTATCATTAGGATTTTGCCAATCAAAGCACTTCTTGCAGGATCAGGTAAGATCTAAGCATTGGGTTATGACATCAGATTGCCTAAATTAGATTGCACCCATACTACAAATGGCAAAGCAATAAAAGCCTATACATATTTGGAATTGTGTGCTCAGTCGATATGTTGTGTATATCCTAACTTTTACAAAATCCCAGATTATGAATTAATTCAAGCTGCTTCCCCTACTCCAGGGTCAGAACTGGGTATAGGCAGTAAAGGCACCCGGCCAGCTCTGCCCCAATCACACCGCTGTATTGTGACAACACTGCTACACAGGTGCTACAATCAAACACAAGTGTGTATTCACTGATCAGCAATGAATGTCAGTACCTGAAGCATGATGGGGgtgttatgtatgtgtgtgtgtatgtgtgtatgtaatctagTTCACACATTACTTCATGTCTGTGTAAACCGAATAAAAATGGGGGCCCACAATAAAGGGCCGCATCTCTCCTTCTGACtgcatatctctctctctctccttctgactgcatatccctctctctctctcttcttctgactgcatatccctctctctcactccttctgactgcatatccctctctctctcactccttctcactgcatatccctctctctctcactccttctgactgcttatccctctctctcactccttctgactgcatatccctctctctctcactccttctcactgcatatccctctctctctcactccttctgactgcttatccctctctctcactccttctgactgcatatccctctctctcactccttctgactgcatatctctctctctcttcttctgactgcatatccctctctctcactccttctggctgcatatccctctctctcactccttctgactgcatatccctctctctctcactccttctcactgcatatccctctctctcactccttctgactgcatatccctctctctctcactccttctgactgcatatcgctctctctctcactccttctgactgcatttccctctctctcactccttctgactgcatatccctctctctcactccttctgactgcatatccctctctctctcactccttctcactgcatatccctctctctcactccttctcaCTGCTTatccctctctctcactccttctcaCTGCATTtccctctctctcactccttctgactgcatatccctctctctcactccttctgactgcatatccctctctctcactccttctggctgcatatccctctctctctcactccttctgaCTGAATATCCCTCTCTCACTCCTTCTGActgcatatccctctctctcactccttcagactgcatatccctctctctctcactccttctggctgcatatccctctctctctcactccttctgactgcatatcaaatcaaatcaaatcaaatgagctttattggcaggaccaaatacatttagcattgccaaagcaggtacagggtgtaatgggtggggttagggggtcattatatgggaatgggggggtttaaggggtggggatatggggtcagtatatggggacaggggaaagtcctgtctctcgcagtctatgacagtcagttatgtattgtgctgccattgttactgttggtgcctcttctcccagtaggatgcggagttttctctcttcttctatagatgggaagtctgggatgtgatgggagagtctcttgcagtgggtgtctctaattgctgagtatttggggcagtgtagcaggaagtgggtCTCATCCTCTACTGCCCCCTGGTCACAACGCTGGCATAGCcggctctccctgggcctgtaggtcTGTCGGTGCCGACCCAGTTcatatccctctctctcactccttctgactgcatatccctctctctcactccttctgactgcatatccctctctctcactccttctgactgcatatccctctctctctctctcactccttctgactgcatatccctctctctctcactccttctgactgcatatccctctctctctctcactccttctggctgcatatccctctctctcactccttctgactgcatatccctctctctcactccttctgactgcatatccctctctctctcactccttctcactgcatatccctctctctctcactccttctgactgcatatccctctctctctcactccttctgactgcatatccctctctctcactccttctgactgcatatccctctctctctcactccttctggctgcatatccctctctctctcactccttctggctgcatatccctctctctctctcactccttctgactgcatatccctctctctcactccttctggctgcatatccctctctctctcactccttctgactgcatatccctctctctctcactccttctgactgcatatccctctctctctcactccttctgactgcatatccctctctctctctcactccttctggctgcatatccctctctctctcactccttctggctgcatatccctctctctctctctctcactccttctgactgcatatccctctctctcactccttctggctgcatatccctctctctcactccttctgactgcatatccctctctctctcactccttctgactgcatatccctctctctctcactccttctgactgcatatccctctctctctcactccttctgactgcatatccctctctctctcactccttctggctgcatatccctctctctctcactccttctgactgcatatccctctctctctcactccttctggctgcatatccctctctctctcactccttctgGCTGCAGTTCCTCCCAGTCACTATCTCTCCCTAGTGCTGCTAGGCCTTCCTTCCTGCCCAGCTGACAGGCCAAgggctcctcccactccccacaCAGAGCCTCCCAGCCAGCACAGGAACAGAGGAGAGAGCAGACAGGCGCTGCTCCAGCTCAGAGTGAGTAGGACAGGGCAGGGGACGGTTTCTCCAGGCTCCCTAGCTGGCTCACTGAGGTTAGAAGGGCTCTGTTTTAAGGGGAGAGACAGAGCCAGTAATTTGACATGATTGTACCTAATGAGGTTGCTGTGAGGCAGGTAAGCACAGATATACCCTCTGCACTACCTATAAACTCCCCCAGCACTGGTCACAAGAAAAGTAACCCTTAAACATCTGTGTCCAGCCAAATTTATGCAAGTGCAACTCAAACCAGATTGTGTAGGTCTCTTGCCaatcactgctggttctgactagtgTCACTTTGCTGCAGAAGTTAGCTGAATCTCCACATCCCACAGTGCCTTgcaggcttctgctacattgtttcagtagtcagcaGTTCAGAACATTACaagggacaggcaaacactgcttccaAGATTGAAGGCATTAACATTAAAACCATTGGAGATATAAATTTGTAcaaaaaagtttacatttttttaataaaaaaaatctggggGGGGGTTGTATCCCACTCAATGGTAAATTCTTCCTTAATCCTTAAATTTTTACATTATTAATATGTGTCTTGAAAATTTCAGATTTTATGTTTAAATCTTACATCCTAATGTTCCAGCAATTTGTGTAGGTTCCAGacactttggggtatatttaccatgctgtgttaaaagtggagtaaaacattaccagtgatgttgctcatagcagccaatcagatgctttgctttggttttctaactgttgaaatctaattgctgattggttgccctgggcaacatcaccggtaatgtttcactccactttttatgtaacatgataaatatacccaaatGTTGCCCACAAGACATAACAAATATGCTCCTTATGTCTTGTGTGCAACAtctggggtatatttatcgtgttgtgtaaaaagtggagtaaagcattaccggtgatgttggtcatagcaaccaatcagatctttgcttctgttttctaatttgtaggttaCGGTTCAAATATaaatgccgattggttgctatgggcatcatcacaggtgatgttggcttacactctataataaatataccctagAGGACAGCAGTTTAAAGGCAAACTTGTCAGAGTGAATGTGTACGCAACATATGGAAAAAGGAGTGTGCTACAGACATGCATGGGATTATACTGGGTCTTGTGTTTCATATAATTGTGTCATGACCAATGTGACTTTTTTAAAGAGCTGATGTTGACCCAGACCCAAGGGATCCTACGTGTACTACAGAGCACCCTCCACACCCTGCCCAAGAGGAATATCTCTCTGTCTCCAGCTCTCAACATGAGATTAGTCCAGTTCCAGAACTCTGGTTCCCAAAATCCGAAGATTGGACTGGAGCTCCAAGATGGTGGAAATGTCATTGATCTAAATGCCTACGATCCATCACTGCCCTGTAGGATGAGAGAGTTCCTTGAAATAGGAGAATCAGCCTTACAGATAGCTAAGAGGTAGGGTTTTTAATGAAATGTTCTAATTTTACGATACTAACTGTTTAGCAAGGAATGGTTAATTTCCTGCTGGTCATTGCAGGCGACCATTAAAGTTGGTGAACAGAGAAAAGTCATCTGTCGTTTCTCTGGTTCAGTTGCTTTTCTCATGAAATTAATTCCCAGCCaactgaacagcaggtggcgatgttgtAATTTAATTGTTAATTAATTATATTAGCAATTAAAAAACAGCTAATGTCCTGAAAactaaaaaaatctgtgtaaattacaaaagtgatTAGAAAAGCTCTTTAAGCAATGTTACATTCATTCATTTTCAGGGTTTACATTTTCCTtaagatattatatattatatatatattatattattgtacaCTAAGGGTAATGGCCTTTCCAGGTACTTGTcaattatatacacacagtatatatcaCAAGCAGGAGCATTTGCAGGAAATTGAGGGAACATTGGCACCATGTTATTGAGCTATTTAcaagataataaaatataaacattttaaaaatacaatgaaTACAACTAAAGTTTAATTTCATATGGGGTGAAAAGCCCCTTTAAATGCCATGTGGTGTAGAATCTATAATGGCTTCCTAAAAGTATATTGTGCCCATGTAATAGATTTTATGATTCCATGTTCCACCTTGCTCTGTGTCACTCTGTGTTTAGCTCTGTGTCACTCTGTGTTTAGTGACTACGTGCAGTGCAACAAGATCAAAGGGCCCTGGCACAACAAGGGGTTAAGGCCAGCATTCCGTCTAACTGCCTTCTGTAAAACATCAACAGACAAGAACATTCCAGGGACTCCAATGGTTTTATCCAGGGCAATATTAGGTGCAAAAAATGTATAGCATTGAAAGGGTGTTTATTTTCTCATTTTACCGATGGGTGCCAGATGAGTGTTTAAGGGAAGGAATCTAATATGTTCTGCCTTTTCTTCATTCGCGGTTCCCATGGTCTAGGGCTCTGGACTCCAATCAGCACATCCTCAGCCGCTCCGAGATTTCTCTCCTGGCTCCCATCAGCAACCCTGAGAAAATAATTTGCATCGGAATGAACTACGTTGATCACTGCCTGGAGCAGAATGTCCCTGTCCCTAAAGAACCCATCATCTTCAGCAAGTTTGCCAGCAGCATTGTGGGACCAAGTGACCCAATCAGAATTCCAGCAGAAAGCAAGGTGAGCAGGGGAAAGGTGGAGCATAGATCTGTAAGGAGACTTTATTTTAGGGTTTATATATGGAGCACCTATAGAGCTAGGAACATTAGTTGGCCGAGATGCTGAGTGTATTCAGCTATGTTCAGCATATATTCAGCTTCCCAATAGTGCTTTCCAGGGAATATGAATGTGGCTTCATGTGGCCTGTGGCCAAGTTGGATGTTTGCTTACACAGGTTAGTGCACTAGCAGCCAATCATCTGCCTACAACAGTACCTGAGCTACTCGAGCATTATGGCTCCCTTTGCACCTCTGTTTAGTGATGCAGTAGCTCAAGTGTCTGTAGCTCCTGCAGCCTCACTGCTGACTAAAGCTATAAAAATAGTTATTTACACCGTCATGTTTTGTCAAAGCTTTGGCTATGAGTGCAAGTAGTCAAGCCCAAGGAAGGCCCCATTAAGGGTTGTGGCCACTGTGAGACTGACTATCTATTATATCAGGTAAAGGAATGTTTGGGGGGCTGCACCTCCTTCTGACAGTAGGGAAGGACACCTATGTGCCTCAATCGTGGCTTGACACAAGCTGCACTCAATTCTAGACTCAGTCCACAGGTTTCTGCACTCCAACACagagtgggcaaagtgcaaaaaaaaaaaagaaaaacgccCAATTGCAGGGGCATTGTGAATGTGCCCTATAGAGTTGCAAGAGTTCTTAGTTTTCCATCCCAGTTCATACACAGACCAGTCCAGAAGTGTGACCATGTTATGAGATATTAACCCAGGAGTTAATTATAGTGAAATTCACTAAagacagtggggcttatttataaacactgggcagatttgcacctgggcagttacccatatcaaccaatcagtggttagatttttccagccagctgcaggttgaacacaatcatctgattggttgccatgagttactgcccaggtgcaaatttgcccagcatttATAAATGGCCCAGTCATATATAAGTCACAACCTCCTCCTAAACAATTTAGTTATTCAGTGAATAATTTTCAGTATTTTTACCACTGAGGCCCATTTGAAAGCTCCTTTCTGCCTAGATTGGGACTGAATAGGTCCATAATCCTAACACCTTGGGCCACCAATGCCCAGCCTGGCGCATGTTGTTTTAGCAGCAGCTTCATCTGGGGAATAAGTGACTTATTGCCAGCTGGGGAATCAGCTGGTTAATCTCAGACTTTGGTCACATTGCCGGACTGGTTTACTTTTTGAGGAACTGGGGTTTTGTACCATGATGTTCttctctttttccttttaaaGGTTTGAGCAATAGCGTCTAGCAAAACTTCTGTCAAACACAGTGTAATGAACACTTATTGTGGTAATTCAGTCTTAAAGTGACTGTTAGTATGAGGTAGacagcaatattctgagacaatttgccagtggttttcatttttatagctATATAGTTTATTTCAGGaactggttgctagggataaATATATCctggtaaccaggcagtggtctgaatgagggactggaatatgaatagaaaaggtGTCACGGAGACTGGCTAGGTTTGTGCCAGAAGCCAGTGACCCCAGTGTCCCATAAATCTTAAAAGACAGGAAAAGGCAAActaaataaagggtaacttaTACAGAGATAGGGATAttttatccagaatccttggaacctgggcttttctggataaggggttgttTTTCctctaatttggatcaccaaagcTTAAGTCttctaaatatcatttaaacattaaataaacccaataggatagttttgccaccaagaAGGGTTGGTTTACTTTATTAGGATTTTGTGTGAAATGGCATTcatttaatttggagctttctggataataggcttcaagataataaatcccatacccaTGTGTGTATTGACAAGATTTTAAACAGacaccactagatggcactatTGCCTTATCCTAATGCTCTGCTCATTTCCCACAGTGTCGCTCTGTATCAGCTAGTCAGGCAGGTTTCCTTGCACAGTTCCATCATGGAGTGTCTGttctttttcaacctcatctCCTGCGTAACTATGTCAGAATCTTTCCCTAGAGTTCTGTGTGACATTGATCTGTTGTGTTACAGGAGGTGGACTGGGAGGTTGAACTCGCCTTTGTCATTGGAAAAAAAGGCAGAAACATCAAGGTAACAGTTACAGTTTGATGCAGTTTCTGGTCCAAACACTTAGTGAACTTGCAGTTTGCCTCCACTCTCCCCAGAGAGTGATCATTTGCAGGGGTTATCCCCGCCCTGATAACTTAAATAGGCAGTGAAATTTACAGTTTCATTTTTCGGTGGACTCTATATCatttagcagctttccatttttgacattcagcagctacctggttgctagggtccaatcaACTTTTCTCTTGTGTTCTCTGCATTCATTTTCTCTCCTTTTgttgctcctatttttttctcctctccTGGTCTCTAAATCCCTCTCTGATGGCTCCACCTTCCATATCTGTGTAACACTTTCCAATTTCTTCCCTACTTCTCTCCCAGCAATCTTTTGTGCCCCGCTATGCACTTTTTAACCTTTGTTTTACTTTttcccttcttaaaggaacagtaacacaaaaaaaacaaaagtgtatgaatgtatttaaatGATGTACTGCtaccctacactggtaaaagttgtgggtTTTATCCTTCTATTCACCCATTTATTTCTACTTCTGctgtcatttttatattttaattttctccattttcttctttttttactttcttaCTTACTTTCTTACTTTCTTACTTAATTCAGTCTCTAATTCAGGTATTCCCTGCAGtattatagcaaaaaagggaaagttgtgctcaccgctaaattttaaaccattaggcgggggtacaATGacgctgtgaccacaaaattcatatagacagagatactgagacattctgtgcattaagcaaccccccctttaaaaaaacatggcttgtttgtccatatattgcagtatattcaagctgTAGTCGGCCGGtttgaatatattgtaatatatggacaaacaatccctgttttgcttaaaggggagggcatttcttagtagcttaatgcacagaatgtcagaATGTGGCAATACTGCCACATGGGGGTT contains:
- the fahd2a gene encoding fumarylacetoacetate hydrolase domain-containing protein 2A (The RefSeq protein has 2 substitutions compared to this genomic sequence) encodes the protein MLTQTQGILRVLQSTLHTLPKRNISLSPALNMRLVQFQNSGSQNPKIGLELQDGGNVIDLNAYDPSLPCRMREFLEIGESALQIAKRALDSNQHILSRSEISLLAPISNPEKIICIGMNYVDHCLEQNVPVPKEPIIFSKFASSIVGPSDPIRIPAESKEVDWEVELAFVIGKKGRNIKEEDAMDHVVGFTVAHDVSARDWQMNKNGKQWLLGKTFDTFCPLGPALVTKDAISDPHNLGIRCRVNEDLVQNSNTNQMVFKTEALIAWASKFVTLNPGDIFLTGTPPGVGVFRKPPVFLKAGDVVLCEIDELGAIKNPVV
- the fahd2a gene encoding fumarylacetoacetate hydrolase domain-containing protein 2A isoform X1, with the translated sequence MLTQTQGILRVLQSTLHTLPKRNISLSPALNMRLVQFQNSGSQNPKIGLELQDGGNVIDLNAYDPSLPCRMREFLEIGESALQIAKRALDSNQHILSRSEISLLAPISNPEKIICIGMNYVDHCLEQNVPVPKEPIIFSKFASSIVGPSDPIRIPAESKEVDWEVELAFVIGKKGRNIKEEDAMDHVVGFTVAHDVSARDWQMNKNGKQWLLGKTFDTFCPLGPALVTKDAISDPHNLGIRCRVNGDLVQNSNTNQMVFKTEALIAWASKFMTLNPGDIFLTGTPPGVGVFRKPPVFLKAGDVVLCEIDELGAIKNPVV